A window of Nicotiana sylvestris chromosome 8, ASM39365v2, whole genome shotgun sequence genomic DNA:
tgtttcatgttttttcaaaaaaaaaaagtaaaatatgttttgaaaactgaTGTCCAAACACGTTTCCATCTTCAAACCAAAATTCACCCAaatcaaatttttcaaaacaaatttgggaaTCTATGGTCAAACGCTAGCTAAATCACCTAAAAAAAGGGAACATATAATTACAGTCTAGATATCTTTCTAATGACAAAACTCTAGGGATTGTCGAGCTTTCCATGTTTAGCCGGTGTACACTCTTGTCACATTTACATATTCTTAACACAATCCAATTACATGTTCCAAGGAAAACCTTTAGAGCATTGGAAAAGTTCCTTTGATCTATTAACTTTTGGCTTTGCGAAAAAGTTAGTTCTAGCCTTCAAGCAACTGTTACAGAAATGTTGTTATGTGGTGATAAcattaaaaatgaaagaaatgcaACGTAAGATTATAAGACCCACGTATCATGGACTCTAAGGCATTCTAATGTGCCTCAGCTCTACAAACGACATAGCATGGCAATGTGTTTCAAAAAGAACCCAACCCAAAAATAAGAAATCTCATATGATAAATATTACTGAAGCAGATATATCCAAAAAGGAAAGGGCACATATCCAACACAAGCAGCAAGATGAGCCAGATTTTGTCAATGACTCGTTAGAAGTTTTTTGGTACGGTTTTTGAGAAATGGGCATGCCAACAAGCTGAAAATTCTCAACCTCCACTTGATTCTGACAATATTTAAACAACTAAAGGGCAAATACTTCATGCCATTGTTACTTTTAGAGGGCCACTGAAAGAACTAAATATATACCTTAACTAAGTTCACAGCTCGAGGTGAAAAATCGCAGGCATGGACAAATATATTTGGTATTGTAGCAAGCAAAGGAAAGATGGTATTTCCAGCCCCACAGCCAACCTGTAATAAGCAGTATACCATCAGTCCAAGTGTAATGGAAGAAAAGATGAACCAATTCCTTTAACAAACAATATCACATAAATATATGTTAGATTATGATCATCGCATAACAAGAAGGTTAACTAAGCTTGAAAAAATTAGGAGCTTTCAACAGCATTTATTTGAATGCCGAAAAAGCTGATAAGAAAATTACAACTCTCTTGGTGGACACCACAATGGCACCAAAAGTTAAATGATGGTAGCAAATTGAGCTCCTAAGAAAATACAGGAGATAATCTCTATATGATGAAATAGACGGGCATGTACATCCTGTCACAAAATTGTGCTAAAATAGATTGTTAGATAACCATTTGTTATACTTCCAAAAAAGAGGGGCTCAGAATATTCGAAGGATAAAAAGAACAAAAGCATACTAAACTAGAGAATTACCTCAAGTATGACTTTCCCCTCAGTCCCCTGCAAGGAGTAAGAACAAGATCATATCAATATTCAAATGTACCATCGGAGTTTGAGAATAAAAATCATAACTTTCCATAGTCTTGTTCACTCACAGAGAAGTATCGGCCCCATTCTTTGTCCAGGTAGTGCCTGTCTTTAAAGAACTGATTCGAATTTCAAATCCACAAGAaaaaacaccaaaaaaaaaaaaagacagcaAAGCATCATCAGTTCAACCACTCAAGGAGGATCAAAAATCAGGCCTTGAGCAAATGTAACAAGTAAACAGTAGACAAAAAATGGAAAATGGAAATGATAGTTAGAGTAGTAAATTCAGATCAAAGGGTTTAAAGAGGGTATAAGAAACTGTACTTTGTCTTGATGGCGCTTGTAGAAGATATCCCAGTACTTCTTTGCATCTCTTTCGTATTTCTCTGTtacagaaaaaaaaacaaagctaCAAATTCAGCAACGAAGTAATCCAAACAACGCTAACCCAAAAAACTAGAGAGATGAAGCAGGACCTCGCCAAAAGGGAGAGATTTCACCAGTGGAGGTGGGGTATATCTGTATCTTAGGTGCTGCTGGCTGCTGATCCTTTTCCTCCATCCCCAACTTCACCACCCTAACTTGGAAAATATTCTGCCCGAAGTCAAGATTTGGGGTTTTATTCTACAGTGAGAGGGGGAGCGAGGGAGATTTTGGTTAGCTAATAATGGAGGCTCAAAAACGCCGGGGGAGGGGCGTGGGTGACCTATCAGTTATATAATTGTAAATCTAAACATTTTGGCTTAAGAATTTATGTGGAatataattttataaaaaataactaTGTTTGAATAACAATATTTTAGAATTattgtttgaattaattttgtttaaagtGGATGTTTTCAAAAGCAGAATACTGTAGCTGGTAATTTGCTACTCTAGTGTGatcaaatttttttcttttctttctaacagTGTCCTTAATTTTTAGGTTAATGTAATGGAGGGAAACGGAAAATGGAATAATAGGTTCTTATTTTAAGTTGCTTCGAGCTATATTATAtgagtatttttattttattttagcttTTTTAAGGCAATAAATATTTATTAAACAACCCAGCCAAAACAGAGTTACATCAAGGAACTATCTATGTTCTCCAAGTGAGAAGCAACAGAATAAAGAATAGAAGTTAAACATGAAGTATAGAAATCCCAAATTACACGAGTTTCATACTATAAAGCTATTCGAGCAAGGGAGTGAGACGTTTTATTCACATCCTGCTTAGTCCAATTGAAGGATAAATCATAAAATCGATTCGTCAAAGACAAATAATCCCAAATGACAGAGGCGGCTTAACCCGCAGTCCACTAAAGCGGCCGCTTTAGGCCTCCCAAAATTAGAGGTCCCAAAAGTTACTCTTTTTATacgtaatttaaatatttattgtatTTATTATTAAATAGTGATAAAAAAATTCCAACTATCTTTCGCTACTTTGTCACCAATCATTAATAATATAGTTTTATATTTTACATTGTCTTTTTTCGGAGTTGATTGAGAAAATTCAAATGAGAGTGAAAGACAATTAAATCTGTAGTTACTTTCTAGTTCTTCTTCCTCCAACTTGAATAAATTTTATTTACAGTTCTAAATTTGTAagatattttctttcaaaatctcaATAGACATGCTTCAAGCTAAATAGATCGTAAAATATTTATCATCGTTTTAAATACAAATTTTTACATGATTGTTACTTTGGGAGGCAATGTTATATAGTGAGTTACGTTGATGGtcatgtaaaaagaaaaaaattaaaaattaaacttAATAAAATCTTATCAAATGTTAGTAATGTTTTAACAGATATTAAAGGGGTTAGTTACATCGTCAAGATGTAATTGCATCtcgaaaaataaaaagaataaactTCAACAGAAATATCTAAAATTATTAAACAAGTTTAAGGTCTCTTATTACGTCTTGGCTTTAGGCCTCTAACATGCCAAATGATGGTACCAAATTCAGACAAATTTGAATTAAGAGCAGTGAGCACCTATTGACAATAGAATTCAACCATCACCTTATCAATATTTAGGCCTTTGAGCCATTTAAGCGAGAAAGCTTCAGCATTATGGGAATCCAAACCATTGCCAAGTATGATCAGTGATACACACATCAATACTTATATGGTTTTTCAGCTCAACTCTACTATCGTGTGTCATTCTTTCCAACAACTTTTACAAGTTCAATTTGATGAGCTAAGTTAGAGCCAAATCCAGATTCTTTCATCTTGGCAATCTTGAAGTTGACTGTAGAGAACAATCTAGTCATACGTATGAACATTGTTTCTATTGATAATATGTACCCAATTTCAATCATATTGGAACAGATAAGAAATAGATCAagaaaaaaattacataaatgcGTTCATTTTCTCAAATGATACTAGTAGATGAATTGAAAAATGTGATATAGtaataaatacaattatgatacCAGTCAAGAAAAACCACTGTTCTTTCTAATATCCTAGaataaaaaatatacatataCCATCTTGATTTTCAAGAATTATACCCTGCTTCTCTTTTCACCAAATGCATAAGAAATGAAAGACCACCAAAAATCCAATAATAATGGAGCCATGAAGTGGAAAAGAAGTTGCCTTTGAAACATAAAAATAGTAGTAAGGGTAATTCTTCTGTCCATTGGCCGGTGGCGCCTGAGTTGCTGGTATATTGATAATATTAGGAGAACTAGGAGGTGTAGGACAATTAGAAGAatgagaaggaggaggaggagcacCAGTATATGTAATGTAAGATGGTGGTGGAGATTTAGGTGATGGCTGTGACGAGGAGGGTGATGGTGAACGGGGAGAAGACTGAGATGGCGAGGGGCGGAGTGGGGCGAAAAGTGGTGGCGGTGGTGGTGCTTGTACTAGTACCGATGATGGCGAAGGTGGTGGCTTGAGTTTGATAGGGGAAGGTGGTGGTGAACAAATAACAGGACATGTTGAACAATCACTTATGCAGAGTAAGCCTGCTTGTGTATTATTATTAGTTTCTTGAGAATTTGCTTGAGAAAATGTAACACAAAGGAGCAAAATAGACCATTTTGTTGTTATGAGAGCTAGTGAAAGAACTTTGGCATGTTTCATTTTAGTTCAAAGATAGCCAAAAGGATGAGTTTGCAATGGTTTTGTGATTGAAGAAACTTGTGATGCCAAGTGATCTTTGCTTTTATAGAAAACCTTTTAGCACTTCCAAGAATCTTATTCATGCTTGTTTGAGGCTCTTTCAAAAAGTAGAATATGAATATATGCTTCCTTTTGGATAGAAAAGATAAAATGTTTGCTTTACAACTTGGTAAGTTACCATCCTTCTACTTTCAATTCCATATAAACAATTGTTCCCTACACACTGCAGAAAGTGGTGAATAGAgatttaagttttaattttagTTGCTTTTTGACTTGTTTGTCTTAGAGTTTAGTGTCATGTTTGAATTATTTATACAGAGTTTAGTGTCATGTTTGAATTATTTATACATTCTTTCCCACTATAGACCAATTTTCTGGATTTTTGTTAGCCTTGGCGTGCTTATGCTTTTCTgagtcgagggtctattggaaatagcTTCTCTATCCTCATAaggtagggtaaggtctgcgtacacactatcctccctgGACCCCACAGTGTGAGATAatattgggtatgttgttgtctttattgttgttgttgttgttagccttggcgtaactggtaaaattgttgttttgtgaccaggaggtcacaggTTCGATCCATGAAAACAATCTCTcacagaaatgcagggtaaggctgcattAGACCTttatggtccggcccttccccggatccCGCGCATAGCACCATCTTAGTACAATTCTCTTGATGTCACAAAGGCAGCTTagccttgtggtccggcccttttaGACCAATTCTCTGGATGTCACAAAGGCATTGATTAAACAATGGGATATCTTGTCTTTTCATTATGCCTTTCTCTAAACACAATCTATACCAATAGACACTTTATGCTCTCTTTCTCTTTGCATATCCTTTTCTTGAGGAGATAAACTTTGGGATCAACCCCCTTTAATCTTTATCCCAAGTAAAGTATTTTCTATCAGCCATTGTAGATTCCAGAAGATTTTCATGATATATGGTCCACGGATTTTGCAGTTATTGAATAAAGTAGGCATCCTAGTCGGACACTGGATAGAGAATGCATGAGTTTGTCGAGGTGTCCAAACTTGATGAACTAACTGGCCGCTCCTCATAATTCTTGAATACAGTTCCATATCTTTCGCGCAAGGGCGTGGTACAACAAAGTTTAGATATAACTTATAATATGGAGTACTATATTTGTCATCTTCATCGACAAATATATTTGCAGATTCAACACTATAAATAAGAGAAATGAAATCTCATATTGCAGTACAACTTGGGTACTAAAGATTCTTCTGAATATTACCGTGTGTGGAACCTGGAAACATAGTTAAACATATTTGAGGAGTGAAAGGAGTTAAGAACACAAATCTTTTCACATTTTGGACAGTAAGAAAAGTGTTGATAGAACAATTTAGATATATAATTCAAGACGAAAATATATTCTATATACATCCAGAAAGTATGGATCAATGGAAGCACAACACAAGTTTTTGAAAACATTCAGTATAAAAGTTGTTTAATTCTACTTGATGTGCCTTGGTAGCTGAAGCTTTAAGGCAATGCTACAAAGTCCTTGTAGAAAAAATACAGCAGAAACTtcttcctttgttttcttctccaAAAAGACACAAATCTTTGTTACTGATAATTAATCTAACAGTTTACAATTTTATGGACCACTCCAACCTATTGCTTTAAAGTGTTGGGTTAAATATTCAAATTCTTTCACAAAACTAACACCTGACAGGTTACatttttttccctatatatatgTTGCATAATTAAGGTGATATTTTTGCAGATTTGAACTCTCTTTGTTATGTAATATTGCAAGCTAAAAGACATGCATGTATGAATTATGAAGTTACTCTTATTCTAATACTGATCAAACTTCTTTTGGTCCTGGCCTAAATTCGTCTCTGTCCCTCACATTTGGTCTATCTTTATTTGATAGAATTCACCCAAAGCAAAACGCATTAATAAGGTCTAGGAAGAACAAATGTCATGGTGTTTATAGCGATAACGTTTACACATAAACATTGAGTATTTGAATTGCACCTCTGAAATTCTGGTACAATTTTCTCTAAGATCCAATCTTCactaaacaagaaagaaaagaaataaatattGTAGTTGCATTCTCGTTTTTTACTAAACAATCTTCTTATATATGGATACACTTGAAAGCAATAAAGAAGAAATTATCACATAAGGTTTATGTAAAGCTTATTCGCATCATTATATAGTTTAGAGTATTTTTAagggaaacttacacaaatgtcccaaataaatctcaacttaccaacctctagccattagtcATAGACTTACTAAAACTAActaacaaaaattgaaaaa
This region includes:
- the LOC104234304 gene encoding branchpoint-bridging protein-like is translated as MKHAKVLSLALITTKWSILLLCVTFSQANSQETNNNTQAGLLCISDCSTCPVICSPPPSPIKLKPPPSPSSVLVQAPPPPPLFAPLRPSPSQSSPRSPSPSSSQPSPKSPPPSYITYTGAPPPPSHSSNCPTPPSSPNIINIPATQAPPANGQKNYPYYYFYVSKATSFPLHGSIIIGFLVVFHFLCIW